The candidate division WOR-3 bacterium genome has a window encoding:
- a CDS encoding V-type ATP synthase subunit A, whose product MSEVTGTIIRVSGPLVVARGMAGSKMYDVVRVSEKRLLGEIIQLRGDEAAIQVYEETAGIGPGEPVYPTYEPLSVELGPGLLETIYDGVQRPLHLLEEKAGYFITRGIEVPALSRERKWHFVPLSQKGDTVGPGDVIGEVAETVLVKHRILVPPGVQGRVREIAEGDFCVTDTVAVLETETGEQRLTMVQRWPVRQPRPVRRRLAPDEPLLTGQRIIDTFFPIAKGGTACVPGPFGSGKTVIQHQFAEWSDADIVIFVGCGERGNEMTDVLLEFPKLKDPKSGEPLMKRTVLIANTSNMPVAAREASVYTAITIGEYFRDMGYSVALQADSTSRWAEAMREISGRLEEMPGEEGYPAYLATRIAEFYERAGRVICLGRYQGKEMAGSLTVIGSVSPPGGDLNDPVVQATLRVVKVFWSLEDKLAFQRHFPAISWLRSYSLYTDVVAAAMAQKTQPDFPEHARQAMALLQKEAELEEIVRLVGKDTLSAEDRLVLEVARSLREDFLHQNAFHEIDTYTSLKKQAAMLAVILKFYALTREALNRGAEIDQIEKLPVRERIARMKFIPEEEFESALNALHRQLEAEINGLSKNYD is encoded by the coding sequence ATGAGTGAGGTAACAGGTACCATCATTCGGGTCTCCGGACCGCTCGTTGTTGCCCGGGGTATGGCGGGCTCGAAGATGTACGATGTGGTACGGGTTTCAGAAAAGCGGTTGTTGGGCGAAATTATCCAACTGCGCGGCGACGAAGCGGCGATTCAGGTTTATGAAGAGACCGCCGGCATCGGTCCGGGGGAACCGGTTTACCCAACTTATGAGCCGCTTTCAGTGGAACTGGGTCCCGGGCTTCTGGAGACCATCTATGATGGTGTCCAGCGACCTTTACACCTGCTTGAGGAGAAGGCGGGCTATTTTATCACCCGGGGTATTGAGGTACCAGCTCTTTCCCGAGAGCGGAAATGGCATTTTGTTCCCCTGAGCCAGAAAGGAGACACGGTCGGTCCGGGCGATGTTATTGGTGAAGTTGCCGAGACCGTTCTGGTTAAACACCGGATTTTAGTCCCGCCCGGAGTTCAGGGTAGGGTGCGGGAAATCGCGGAAGGTGATTTTTGCGTCACCGACACGGTGGCGGTTTTAGAAACCGAGACCGGAGAGCAAAGGTTAACGATGGTTCAGCGCTGGCCAGTGCGCCAGCCCCGACCGGTGCGGCGCCGTCTGGCACCTGATGAACCGCTCTTGACCGGCCAGCGGATTATCGACACATTCTTCCCGATTGCGAAAGGTGGCACCGCCTGTGTGCCCGGGCCTTTTGGTTCCGGCAAAACGGTCATCCAGCACCAGTTTGCGGAATGGTCTGATGCCGATATTGTGATTTTTGTTGGCTGTGGGGAGCGGGGCAACGAAATGACCGATGTCCTTTTGGAGTTTCCCAAACTGAAGGACCCGAAGAGCGGCGAACCGTTGATGAAACGGACGGTGCTCATTGCCAACACCTCAAATATGCCGGTGGCAGCACGGGAAGCCTCGGTTTACACCGCAATCACGATTGGTGAATACTTTCGTGATATGGGTTATTCGGTGGCACTTCAGGCCGATTCAACCTCACGCTGGGCAGAAGCGATGCGGGAGATTTCCGGACGACTTGAGGAGATGCCCGGTGAAGAGGGGTATCCGGCATACCTGGCGACCCGCATCGCCGAGTTTTACGAGCGTGCCGGACGGGTCATTTGTCTGGGAAGGTATCAGGGAAAAGAGATGGCGGGTTCTCTGACGGTTATTGGTTCGGTTTCGCCTCCTGGCGGCGACCTTAACGACCCGGTAGTGCAGGCAACATTACGGGTTGTCAAGGTGTTCTGGTCTCTCGAAGACAAACTGGCATTCCAGCGGCACTTCCCCGCCATTTCCTGGTTGCGTTCTTATTCACTTTATACCGATGTTGTTGCCGCGGCAATGGCGCAAAAAACCCAGCCCGATTTTCCCGAGCATGCCCGGCAGGCGATGGCGCTACTGCAAAAGGAGGCAGAACTGGAGGAGATTGTTCGGCTCGTGGGCAAGGACACCCTTTCGGCCGAAGACCGGCTGGTGTTGGAGGTTGCCCGCTCCTTACGCGAAGATTTCCTCCACCAGAACGCCTTCCACGAGATCGACACCTACACCTCGCTAAAAAAGCAGGCAGCAATGCTGGCGGTGATACTGAAGTTTTACGCCTTAACCCGCGAGGCTTTGAACCGCGGGGCAGAGATAGACCAGATTGAGAAACTACCGGTGCGCGAGCGAATCGCCCGCATGAAGTTTATTCCCGAAGAGGAGTTTGAATCGGCGCTTAACGCCCTGCACCGGCAGCTGGAGGCGGAAATAAACGGATTGAGCAAAAATTATGATTAA
- a CDS encoding V-type ATP synthase subunit B: protein MIKEFQTVHSIAGPLMVVEGVAGVKYAELVEITLPNGERRRGEVLEAEEDRALIQVFEGTSGIDVPRAKVRFLARGIELALAEDMLGRVFDGLGEPRDGGPRLIPQKRADINGAPINPYSREYPNEFIQTGISAIDGLNTLVRGQKLPIFSGTGLPHNRLAAQIARQARVLGREESFAVVFAAMGITFEEADFFIQSFTASGAIERTVLFLNLANEPAIERIATPRTALTAAEYLAFDLGMHVLVILTDMTNYCEALREISAARKEIPGRRGYPGYLYTDLASIYERCGRIKGREGSITMMPILTMPEDDKTHPIPDLTGYITEGQIILSRALHHKGIAPPIDVLPSLSRLKDKGIGAGKTREDHADLFNQLYACYARGKEAEELQVILGEAALSEADRVYLKFAQVFEERYIAQGEYENRTIEQTLNLGWELLAMFPRAELKRVREAYLDKYFRPQ from the coding sequence ATGATTAAAGAGTTTCAAACTGTGCACTCAATTGCCGGACCTTTGATGGTCGTCGAAGGGGTTGCTGGTGTCAAGTATGCGGAACTGGTTGAAATCACCCTACCCAATGGCGAGAGGCGGCGGGGTGAGGTTTTGGAAGCCGAAGAGGACCGGGCGCTCATCCAGGTCTTTGAGGGCACAAGCGGGATTGATGTCCCGCGGGCGAAGGTGCGATTTCTTGCGCGCGGGATTGAACTGGCGCTTGCCGAGGATATGCTGGGCCGGGTTTTCGATGGTTTAGGAGAGCCGCGCGATGGCGGACCACGATTGATTCCCCAGAAGCGTGCCGACATCAACGGCGCACCAATTAACCCCTACTCCCGAGAGTATCCAAACGAGTTTATTCAGACCGGAATCTCGGCGATTGATGGTTTGAACACCCTGGTCCGGGGTCAGAAACTGCCGATTTTTTCGGGCACCGGTTTGCCGCACAACCGGCTTGCTGCCCAGATTGCCCGCCAGGCACGGGTGCTGGGCAGGGAAGAGTCGTTTGCGGTGGTGTTTGCCGCGATGGGCATAACCTTTGAAGAGGCGGACTTCTTTATCCAGAGTTTCACCGCATCGGGCGCCATCGAACGGACGGTTCTCTTTCTTAATTTGGCAAACGAACCGGCGATTGAGCGGATTGCAACCCCGCGCACGGCGCTGACCGCGGCGGAATATCTGGCGTTTGACCTCGGGATGCATGTCCTGGTAATTTTAACCGATATGACCAATTACTGCGAGGCGTTGCGCGAGATATCGGCGGCGCGCAAAGAGATTCCCGGGCGCCGCGGCTACCCGGGTTATCTCTACACCGACCTGGCATCAATCTACGAACGGTGTGGCCGGATTAAGGGCCGCGAAGGTTCGATTACGATGATGCCGATTTTGACGATGCCCGAAGATGACAAAACCCATCCGATTCCTGACCTTACCGGTTACATCACCGAAGGGCAGATAATTCTGTCAAGGGCTCTGCACCACAAGGGCATTGCCCCACCGATTGATGTTTTACCATCCCTGTCCCGACTGAAAGACAAGGGTATTGGTGCCGGTAAAACGCGCGAAGACCACGCCGACCTTTTCAATCAACTTTATGCCTGCTATGCCCGGGGCAAGGAGGCAGAGGAGTTGCAGGTGATTTTAGGCGAAGCCGCCCTTTCGGAAGCGGACCGGGTTTATCTTAAATTTGCCCAGGTTTTTGAGGAACGGTACATCGCCCAGGGTGAGTACGAGAACCGGACGATCGAACAGACGCTAAATCTGGGCTGGGAACTTTTGGCGATGTTTCCCCGTGCCGAGCTGAAACGGGTGCGCGAAGCGTACCTTGACAAATACTTTCGTCCCCAATAG
- a CDS encoding PAS domain S-box protein, whose product MTPARPKRKKTGLAFTNIAIQPGDIVVMLDQNGRVVEWNEEAERVLGFSAEEVIGQPWAVVFPNSGLDIKAVLAGKEFANGFEARRKDAARVGLYFYATAVRNDQGMIAGVVCVGRDVTHFWHPYEQVEEIEKRFATLSELTTDGVLILTSRGRIVKANDAAAELLAVPNPEFLVGRNIGDFVEPAKKTELTSFRNILFRQGRHNAVIGVKTFSGEVRQVAVRAAVVEGGREWHIIVAGRDITKEVAARATELLAEEKFRRVFEASPTALFLETVDGTIVDVNVKGAEMFQTTREAMIGKRLRDLVPDDVKPLFPEIRAVLFDRGEFHINVVSTLPDGRRIWAEVAATFIEVGGKGFILVNMRDITREKELLEKIKEDEARLELLFRSIPAFVWTTDIELRITSALGSALSKLGLTPEELTGKKVEEFFKEPLVNEAHLQALKGESVHINFSYQGRSYQGQVEPLRSDEGVLIGVVGVAQDVTEIRQVEAEAQERMVAYQTLMNTAPIGIGVHQDGKIVMVNPTGARLLGYDDPQEVIGLNVLDVVHPEDRPLAIKRIRDVIEQQKPGAPVEERFRRRDGSYVPIEVVNAPFLWKGRPAVLVVVRDLSGEKQLTQQAEEAWLHAKAILETSPHGIAAQTEGRIVYANPAFARMFGYSLEELIGKPVKELIPEYEEKRIAEYAAARLKGKPAPVHYQVDGRRKDGTVFRLKAEVTTYEIGGKRYVLGFITTGSSD is encoded by the coding sequence ATGACGCCGGCAAGGCCAAAGAGGAAAAAAACTGGTCTAGCCTTTACCAATATTGCCATTCAACCTGGTGATATCGTGGTGATGTTAGACCAGAATGGTCGGGTCGTCGAATGGAACGAAGAGGCGGAGCGGGTTTTGGGGTTCAGCGCAGAGGAGGTTATTGGTCAGCCTTGGGCGGTGGTGTTTCCTAACTCCGGTCTGGATATAAAAGCGGTACTGGCAGGAAAGGAGTTTGCCAATGGGTTTGAAGCCCGCCGTAAAGACGCGGCGCGGGTTGGACTCTATTTCTATGCGACGGCAGTACGGAATGACCAGGGGATGATTGCCGGCGTGGTTTGTGTCGGACGGGATGTCACTCATTTCTGGCATCCCTATGAGCAGGTTGAGGAGATTGAGAAAAGGTTTGCCACCCTCAGCGAATTGACCACCGATGGGGTATTGATTCTTACCTCGCGGGGCCGTATTGTCAAGGCTAACGATGCGGCGGCGGAACTGCTTGCCGTTCCCAATCCAGAATTTCTTGTTGGCAGAAACATCGGGGATTTTGTCGAGCCCGCGAAGAAAACGGAGCTGACTTCGTTCCGCAACATTTTGTTCCGGCAGGGCAGGCATAATGCGGTAATCGGCGTCAAGACTTTTTCTGGAGAAGTCAGGCAGGTTGCGGTCCGGGCTGCGGTTGTTGAAGGTGGCCGGGAGTGGCACATTATTGTTGCGGGTCGGGACATAACTAAGGAGGTCGCGGCGCGGGCAACCGAACTTTTGGCTGAGGAGAAGTTTCGCCGGGTGTTTGAAGCGAGTCCCACCGCGCTGTTTCTGGAAACGGTCGACGGGACGATTGTTGATGTAAATGTCAAGGGAGCTGAGATGTTCCAGACGACCCGCGAGGCGATGATCGGGAAAAGGCTGCGGGATTTGGTGCCGGACGATGTTAAGCCGCTTTTTCCGGAAATTAGGGCGGTGCTTTTTGACCGGGGTGAGTTTCACATCAATGTGGTATCGACCCTGCCGGATGGGCGCCGTATCTGGGCAGAAGTTGCGGCAACTTTTATCGAGGTGGGGGGCAAAGGCTTTATCCTGGTTAATATGAGGGATATCACCCGAGAGAAGGAGCTCCTCGAGAAAATAAAGGAGGATGAAGCCCGGCTGGAACTGTTATTTCGCTCAATACCGGCGTTTGTCTGGACCACCGATATTGAACTGCGAATTACTTCAGCACTGGGGTCCGCCTTGAGTAAGTTGGGCTTAACCCCCGAGGAGTTGACAGGCAAAAAAGTTGAGGAGTTCTTTAAAGAGCCCCTGGTCAATGAGGCGCATCTTCAGGCGCTGAAAGGAGAGTCGGTCCATATCAACTTTTCCTATCAAGGGCGAAGTTATCAGGGCCAGGTTGAACCGTTACGCAGCGATGAAGGGGTGCTGATTGGTGTTGTTGGTGTTGCCCAGGATGTAACCGAAATCCGTCAGGTTGAAGCCGAGGCACAGGAAAGGATGGTTGCCTACCAGACATTGATGAACACCGCCCCAATCGGCATCGGCGTCCATCAGGATGGCAAGATAGTGATGGTCAATCCAACGGGTGCTCGATTGCTGGGCTATGACGACCCGCAAGAGGTCATTGGATTGAACGTTCTGGACGTTGTTCATCCGGAAGACCGGCCGTTGGCAATCAAGCGGATTAGAGATGTAATTGAACAACAAAAGCCCGGGGCGCCGGTTGAAGAAAGGTTCCGGCGGCGGGATGGCAGCTATGTTCCGATAGAGGTCGTCAATGCCCCGTTCCTCTGGAAAGGACGGCCCGCGGTGCTGGTTGTTGTTCGGGATTTAAGCGGCGAGAAACAATTAACCCAGCAGGCGGAAGAAGCCTGGTTGCACGCCAAGGCGATTCTGGAAACCTCGCCCCACGGCATTGCCGCGCAAACCGAAGGCCGAATTGTCTATGCCAACCCGGCGTTTGCCCGAATGTTTGGTTATTCGTTAGAGGAGTTAATCGGCAAGCCCGTCAAAGAGCTTATTCCTGAATACGAGGAAAAACGGATTGCAGAATATGCCGCGGCCCGTCTAAAAGGTAAACCGGCGCCCGTTCATTATCAAGTCGATGGTCGGCGCAAAGATGGTACCGTTTTCCGGCTCAAAGCCGAAGTGACTACCTATGAGATAGGGGGCAAGCGTTATGTCCTTGGTTTTATAACCACCGGCTCGTCCGATTGA